A single region of the Chitinophaga niabensis genome encodes:
- the pheS gene encoding phenylalanine--tRNA ligase subunit alpha, whose product MEQIVQQIEAYKQEIAAFKAKTAEELEQFRIKFLGTKGIVKGIFGEMKNVANDKKKEFGQVLNAFKQLAEAKYEEFQQLKEAGNGAAGNLDLTLPGEPHRLGTRHPISLVRNKAIRIFERLGFTIAEGPEIEDDWHNFTALNLAENHPARDMQDTFYVQNNPDWLLRTHTSSAQVRTMELGKLPIRIICPGRVYRNETISARAHCFFHQIEGLYIAENVSFADLKQTLYYFVQEMFGENFKVRFRPSYFPFTEPSAEMDISCLICGGEGCNVCKHTGWVEILGCGMVHPQVLENCGIDSTKYTGFAFGMGIERLTMLKYQIKDLRLFSENDLRFLKQFQGVL is encoded by the coding sequence ATGGAGCAGATAGTGCAGCAAATAGAAGCATATAAGCAGGAGATTGCCGCTTTCAAGGCCAAAACGGCGGAGGAACTGGAACAATTCCGTATTAAATTTCTCGGAACAAAAGGCATTGTAAAAGGCATTTTCGGGGAAATGAAGAACGTAGCCAACGATAAAAAGAAGGAATTCGGCCAGGTGCTGAACGCCTTTAAACAGTTGGCTGAAGCTAAATACGAGGAATTTCAGCAGCTGAAGGAAGCAGGAAATGGTGCCGCCGGCAACCTGGACCTTACCCTTCCCGGCGAACCCCATAGACTGGGTACCCGCCATCCTATCAGCCTGGTAAGGAATAAAGCTATCCGCATCTTCGAAAGACTGGGTTTTACCATTGCAGAAGGCCCGGAAATTGAAGACGACTGGCATAATTTCACCGCGCTCAACCTGGCAGAAAATCACCCGGCCAGGGATATGCAGGATACTTTCTATGTGCAGAACAACCCGGACTGGCTGTTGCGTACCCATACCTCCTCAGCCCAGGTAAGGACCATGGAACTGGGGAAACTGCCTATCAGGATCATCTGCCCGGGCAGGGTATACCGCAATGAAACCATCAGCGCCCGTGCACATTGCTTCTTCCACCAGATAGAAGGGCTTTATATAGCAGAGAACGTATCCTTTGCAGACCTCAAACAAACCCTGTATTACTTTGTACAGGAGATGTTCGGGGAGAACTTTAAAGTACGTTTCCGCCCTTCTTATTTCCCCTTTACGGAACCCAGTGCAGAAATGGATATTTCCTGCCTGATCTGCGGCGGCGAAGGTTGTAATGTATGTAAACATACCGGCTGGGTAGAGATCCTCGGTTGCGGAATGGTACATCCGCAGGTACTGGAAAACTGCGGCATAGACTCCACCAAATATACCGGCTTTGCATTCGGAATGGGTATTGAAAGGCTCACCATGCTGAAATACCAGATCAAAGACCTCCGGTTATTCTCAGAAAACGATCTTCGCTTCCTGAAACAATTCCAGGGAGTTCTATAA
- a CDS encoding 3-hydroxyacyl-CoA dehydrogenase NAD-binding domain-containing protein translates to MLNTIAICGAGTMGAGIAQVAAAGGFKTILFDTREEALQKAITQISRNLQTAVEKGKLEAAQPALILSRIQTVYDAQQCVADVIIEAIVENIPAKVALFSQLATVNSPETIFATNTSSLSVSDIAKDVLHPERVAGMHFFNPAHLMQLVEIVSGKATDPAVADVLYALTKQLGKTPVRVKDAPGFIVNRVARHYYLEAMQVASEGTASLQSIDKLLEAAGFRMGPFALMDLIGNDINFAVTTSLYEAFNHAPRFKPGQLQADKVARGELGRKTGKGFYNY, encoded by the coding sequence ATGCTGAACACCATAGCAATTTGCGGAGCAGGGACCATGGGTGCAGGGATTGCACAGGTTGCAGCTGCCGGAGGTTTTAAAACCATCCTGTTCGATACAAGAGAAGAAGCTCTGCAGAAAGCCATCACGCAGATCAGCCGCAACTTACAGACAGCCGTAGAGAAAGGAAAACTGGAGGCAGCACAGCCGGCTCTTATTCTTTCCCGCATTCAAACAGTATATGATGCACAGCAATGTGTGGCAGATGTGATCATAGAAGCTATCGTAGAAAATATTCCGGCCAAAGTTGCCCTGTTCAGTCAGCTGGCAACAGTAAACTCCCCCGAGACCATCTTTGCCACCAATACTTCCTCCTTATCTGTTTCCGATATCGCCAAAGATGTACTTCATCCGGAGCGTGTAGCCGGCATGCACTTTTTTAATCCTGCGCATTTGATGCAACTGGTGGAAATTGTAAGTGGAAAGGCAACGGACCCGGCTGTTGCGGACGTATTGTATGCACTCACCAAACAATTGGGCAAAACACCTGTGCGTGTTAAAGATGCACCGGGTTTTATTGTGAACCGCGTGGCAAGGCATTATTACCTGGAAGCCATGCAGGTGGCATCAGAAGGTACTGCATCGCTGCAAAGCATCGACAAACTACTGGAAGCAGCAGGTTTCAGGATGGGGCCGTTTGCTTTGATGGACCTCATCGGAAATGATATCAACTTTGCCGTTACCACTTCTTTATACGAAGCATTCAATCATGCTCCCCGTTTTAAACCTGGCCAGCTTCAGGCAGATAAAGTTGCCAGGGGAGAACTCGGCCGCAAAACCGGAAAAGGTTTTTACAACTATTAA
- a CDS encoding cytochrome-c peroxidase: MKQLLIALSIFILACTKQDLMERFFGFKQPENFPPTVYKKDVTQAGFELGRKLFYEPRLSRNNTVSCGSCHIQSAAFTHHGHDISHGIDDRLGNRNATPIMNMAWHTTFMWDGGVFDLDLQPIVPITNVVEMDETIENVLNKLRNHPQYPELFKRAYGSTEITSAKMLKALSQFMVMLVSADSKYDSVKLRKTTFTEAEQQGYQIFQQQCNSCHQEPLFTDLSFRNNGIGPGPANDEGREPITLNPADKFKFKVPSLRNLAYTAPYMHDGRFYSLDAVLNHYSDEVKDMPTLDPMLKNGIALTATEKIQLKAFLNTLNDKNFITDKRFAEQ; this comes from the coding sequence ATGAAACAACTCTTAATAGCATTATCAATATTTATACTGGCCTGTACCAAACAGGACCTGATGGAACGTTTCTTCGGCTTTAAACAGCCGGAGAACTTTCCTCCCACGGTATACAAAAAGGACGTAACGCAGGCTGGTTTTGAATTAGGCAGGAAGTTATTCTATGAACCCCGCCTTTCCAGGAACAATACCGTTTCCTGTGGAAGCTGCCATATTCAAAGCGCGGCGTTCACCCATCATGGTCATGATATCAGTCATGGTATTGACGACCGGCTGGGTAACCGCAACGCCACGCCCATTATGAACATGGCCTGGCACACTACTTTCATGTGGGATGGCGGGGTGTTTGACCTGGACCTTCAACCCATTGTTCCCATCACAAACGTGGTGGAAATGGATGAAACCATAGAAAATGTGCTGAACAAGCTTCGCAACCATCCGCAATACCCTGAGCTGTTCAAAAGGGCGTACGGCAGCACGGAGATCACTTCTGCCAAAATGCTCAAAGCCTTATCCCAGTTCATGGTGATGCTGGTAAGCGCTGATTCAAAATACGATAGCGTTAAGCTGCGAAAAACCACCTTTACGGAAGCAGAACAACAAGGCTACCAGATCTTCCAACAGCAATGCAACAGTTGCCACCAGGAACCCTTGTTCACGGACCTTTCCTTCAGGAATAACGGCATCGGGCCAGGGCCAGCCAATGATGAAGGGAGGGAACCTATCACACTCAACCCGGCGGATAAGTTCAAATTCAAGGTGCCCAGTCTCCGTAACCTGGCTTACACCGCTCCCTACATGCACGATGGCAGGTTCTACTCCCTGGATGCCGTACTGAACCACTACTCGGATGAAGTAAAGGATATGCCCACATTGGACCCAATGCTGAAGAACGGCATTGCTTTAACAGCAACGGAAAAAATACAGCTGAAAGCTTTCCTGAATACCCTGAACGATAAAAATTTCATAACAGATAAACGTTTTGCCGAACAATGA
- the purU gene encoding formyltetrahydrofolate deformylase produces MIILIQSKDQIGLVAVISGILAKAGLNIVSLREHVDKVENRFFMRIEAENETDPVLLETSMRQVLPEKALITINPKQQKKIVLLVTKEYHCLGDILIRNYFSTLGAEVQTVIGNHTTLEDVCKRFGVPFVYISHEEEQFEAKIMEQIVALDPDYIVLAKFMRILSPAFVAKFPARIINIHHSFLPAFAGAQPYKQAFERGVKLIGATSHFVTDQLDEGPIIAQQVIPVNHSFTAADMVKAGKDIEVSVLAKALRLVLNDRVFVYRNKTVVFE; encoded by the coding sequence ATGATCATCCTCATCCAATCCAAAGACCAGATAGGTCTTGTGGCTGTTATCTCCGGAATATTAGCTAAGGCCGGGCTCAATATTGTTTCCCTCCGTGAACACGTGGATAAAGTGGAGAACCGTTTCTTCATGCGCATAGAGGCAGAGAACGAAACAGACCCCGTACTGCTGGAAACTTCCATGCGGCAGGTACTTCCTGAAAAAGCACTCATCACCATCAACCCTAAGCAGCAAAAGAAGATCGTATTACTGGTCACCAAAGAATATCACTGCCTGGGAGATATCCTGATCCGTAATTACTTCTCTACGCTTGGAGCAGAAGTGCAAACCGTGATCGGGAATCATACTACGCTGGAAGATGTCTGCAAAAGGTTCGGTGTTCCCTTTGTGTACATCTCCCATGAAGAGGAACAGTTTGAAGCAAAGATCATGGAACAAATTGTGGCGCTTGATCCTGACTACATTGTATTGGCCAAGTTCATGCGGATACTCTCTCCTGCTTTCGTAGCAAAGTTCCCGGCCCGCATCATCAATATCCACCATTCTTTCCTGCCTGCTTTTGCCGGTGCCCAACCTTATAAACAGGCATTTGAAAGAGGTGTGAAGCTCATTGGTGCTACCTCACATTTTGTAACAGATCAACTGGATGAAGGGCCCATCATCGCACAACAGGTGATCCCCGTTAATCACTCTTTCACCGCAGCCGATATGGTGAAGGCCGGCAAGGACATTGAAGTATCTGTACTGGCGAAAGCATTGAGGCTGGTGTTGAACGACAGGGTATTTGTCTATCGCAATAAAACAGTGGTATTTGAATAA
- a CDS encoding UDP-3-O-(3-hydroxymyristoyl)glucosamine N-acyltransferase, which produces MKFEKPISVKEIATLIGAVLTGNDQLMATGINEIHKVEEGDISFVDFEKYYNACLNSAATIIIINKEVPAPEGKALLVINDPFSAFVSLVKRYRPFVPATTPISDTAVVGEGTILQPNVFIGHHVRIGKNCLIHPNVTIYDHTIIGDNVIIHAGTVIGADAFYFKKRAEREVMYDKLESCGRVIIEDHVEIGASCTIDKGVSGDTIIGQGTKFDNMVHIGHGAVIGKNCLFAAQVGIGGKTHVEDNVILWGQVGVNKDLTIGKGAVVLGQSGISSTLEGGKTYFGSPVEEAREKKKELAWVKRIPEIWAKINS; this is translated from the coding sequence ATGAAGTTTGAGAAACCAATATCGGTAAAAGAAATAGCAACGCTCATAGGAGCAGTGCTTACAGGTAACGATCAGTTGATGGCTACCGGCATTAACGAGATCCATAAAGTGGAGGAAGGAGACATCTCCTTTGTTGACTTTGAGAAGTATTACAATGCCTGCCTTAACTCTGCTGCCACCATCATCATCATCAACAAGGAAGTACCTGCACCGGAAGGTAAGGCGCTGCTGGTGATCAATGATCCCTTCAGTGCATTCGTGAGCCTGGTGAAACGCTACCGGCCGTTTGTTCCCGCAACTACCCCTATCAGTGATACGGCAGTAGTTGGTGAAGGAACCATCCTTCAGCCAAACGTATTCATCGGCCATCATGTGCGCATCGGAAAGAACTGTCTTATCCATCCCAACGTTACCATCTACGATCATACCATCATCGGGGACAATGTGATCATTCACGCAGGTACCGTTATCGGTGCAGATGCCTTTTACTTTAAGAAACGGGCAGAACGTGAAGTGATGTACGACAAACTGGAAAGCTGCGGAAGGGTGATCATTGAAGACCATGTGGAAATAGGAGCAAGCTGCACCATCGATAAAGGGGTAAGCGGCGATACCATCATCGGGCAAGGGACCAAGTTTGATAACATGGTACATATAGGGCATGGTGCCGTGATCGGAAAGAACTGCCTTTTTGCCGCACAGGTTGGTATAGGTGGTAAGACCCATGTGGAAGATAATGTGATCCTTTGGGGCCAGGTAGGTGTGAACAAAGACCTCACTATCGGAAAAGGAGCTGTTGTATTAGGACAAAGTGGTATCTCCAGTACCCTTGAAGGAGGTAAAACCTATTTTGGCTCGCCGGTAGAAGAAGCCCGAGAGAAGAAAAAAGAATTAGCCTGGGTAAAACGTATTCCCGAGATCTGGGCAAAGATCAACAGTTAA
- a CDS encoding SRPBCC family protein yields the protein MKKKTFSITIDAPAEKVWEQLWGKESYRIWTAPFASGSDVKTDWKKGSKAVFVDGGNNGMVSVIAENIPNEYMSIKHLGNMVNGVEDLDSPEVKKWSGSEENYTLRTAGGKTTLTVDLDVPDEFENHFDEPFPKALNELKKLAE from the coding sequence ATGAAAAAGAAAACATTCTCTATTACAATTGATGCTCCCGCTGAAAAAGTGTGGGAACAACTCTGGGGCAAAGAAAGTTACCGTATATGGACAGCCCCTTTCGCCAGTGGGTCAGACGTTAAAACGGATTGGAAAAAAGGAAGTAAGGCCGTGTTCGTTGATGGCGGGAACAATGGAATGGTATCTGTGATCGCAGAGAATATTCCCAATGAATATATGTCCATTAAACACCTGGGCAACATGGTCAATGGGGTAGAAGACCTGGACAGCCCTGAAGTGAAAAAATGGTCTGGCTCCGAAGAGAACTATACGCTTAGAACAGCAGGTGGAAAAACAACTTTAACAGTAGACCTGGATGTGCCGGATGAGTTTGAAAATCATTTTGACGAACCTTTTCCCAAAGCATTAAATGAATTGAAAAAACTGGCAGAATGA
- a CDS encoding MbnP family protein: MRQAKLLILSLFIFSACKKDSIATDSTAKATLSIQFDNVAGDKNLQLNTGNYSNEAGEQFNVSLLQYFVSNIKVKTAAGVEYVVPQDSSYFLISESNPSTQFVKVKVPQGDYASISFVLGVDSLRSTMDIDKRTGVLDPSGGHDDGMYWGWNSGYIFFRMEGIAAAAPIDPSGQRKFRYHIGGFGGYSAPTINNIRTISVDLNAGGVAKVRVGRQPNIHLMVDILKAFKGASIAANPTVMFSEFSGKIANNFTGMFHHDHTEN, from the coding sequence ATGCGACAAGCAAAATTACTCATCCTATCTCTGTTCATTTTCTCCGCCTGTAAAAAAGATTCCATCGCCACAGACTCTACTGCCAAAGCCACGCTCAGCATCCAATTCGATAATGTTGCCGGAGATAAGAACCTGCAACTGAATACCGGTAATTATTCCAACGAAGCAGGAGAACAGTTCAATGTTTCCCTGCTGCAATATTTCGTCAGTAATATCAAAGTGAAAACAGCCGCAGGAGTGGAATATGTTGTTCCGCAGGACAGCAGCTATTTCCTCATCTCAGAAAGCAATCCATCCACGCAATTCGTTAAAGTAAAAGTGCCCCAGGGAGATTATGCCAGCATCAGCTTTGTGCTGGGCGTGGATAGCCTCAGAAGCACGATGGACATCGATAAACGTACCGGTGTGCTGGATCCTTCCGGCGGCCATGATGATGGTATGTATTGGGGATGGAACAGTGGTTACATTTTTTTCAGGATGGAAGGGATTGCAGCTGCTGCTCCCATCGACCCCAGCGGGCAACGCAAATTCAGATATCATATTGGTGGCTTCGGTGGCTACAGTGCCCCAACGATCAATAACATCAGAACAATCAGCGTAGACCTGAATGCAGGTGGTGTGGCGAAAGTGAGGGTAGGCCGCCAACCGAATATCCACCTGATGGTAGATATTCTGAAAGCATTCAAAGGAGCCAGCATCGCTGCAAACCCTACCGTGATGTTCAGCGAATTCAGCGGGAAGATCGCCAACAACTTCACCGGCATGTTCCATCACGATCACACTGAAAACTGA
- a CDS encoding histidine kinase, giving the protein MSVVVYIITVSVLLLLIAGLYRQMLRYKRQYKAEATLNYFTASLFGKNTVDDILWDIAKNCISHLNLEDCVIYLVDEDRHVLVQKAAYGPKNPDRFEIRDPIEIPLGRGIVGYVALSGRSEIVPDTTLDARYIVDDERRLSELAVPIYYEKKVIGVIDTENARKYFYTSEHLAMLEKIAAICSSKIGRSLIEEKARRQELEVQMLHKQLAEFRLVTLKSQMNPHFLFNCLNGIYNCILAEEIDKASEYLSNFAKLLRMVLMHSEKNFISLREEVDLLQHYLRIEALRTSKPFEFSILIDEGINPDEFFVPGMLIQPFLENAIWHGLMNKEGQRKLQIHWRRLKEEVLMCEILDNGIGREQSSRRQGNGLRGESHASKGMSLCMERVELYKALFNTTFNIHVFDLYSEDGQAEGTKVNIAFEIAPGIGPAYLVD; this is encoded by the coding sequence ATGTCTGTCGTCGTTTATATTATAACTGTTTCGGTGCTGTTGCTGCTGATTGCCGGGTTATACCGGCAAATGCTGCGCTATAAGCGTCAATATAAAGCAGAAGCCACCCTCAATTACTTCACCGCCTCCCTTTTTGGCAAAAACACGGTAGACGATATCCTCTGGGATATTGCCAAGAACTGCATCTCCCACCTCAACCTGGAAGACTGTGTGATCTACCTGGTGGATGAAGACCGCCACGTTCTCGTTCAAAAGGCCGCTTATGGCCCCAAGAACCCTGACCGTTTTGAGATCCGCGATCCCATAGAAATACCCCTGGGCAGAGGGATCGTAGGGTATGTGGCATTGTCCGGCAGATCTGAAATAGTGCCGGATACCACTTTGGATGCACGTTATATTGTTGATGATGAAAGAAGGCTTTCAGAACTGGCCGTGCCTATTTACTACGAAAAGAAAGTGATCGGTGTGATCGACACCGAAAACGCGCGTAAATATTTCTATACTTCTGAACACCTGGCCATGCTGGAAAAGATTGCGGCCATCTGTTCCTCCAAAATAGGCCGGTCTTTAATAGAAGAAAAAGCCCGCAGGCAGGAGCTGGAGGTACAAATGCTGCATAAACAGCTCGCGGAATTCAGGCTGGTGACCCTCAAAAGCCAGATGAACCCCCACTTCCTCTTCAACTGCCTGAACGGCATCTACAATTGCATCCTTGCAGAAGAAATAGATAAAGCATCCGAGTATCTTTCCAACTTCGCGAAACTGCTGCGGATGGTGTTGATGCATTCGGAAAAGAACTTCATTTCCCTGCGGGAAGAGGTAGATCTGTTGCAACATTATCTCAGGATAGAGGCTTTGCGGACCAGTAAACCTTTCGAGTTCAGCATCCTGATAGATGAAGGGATCAACCCGGATGAATTTTTTGTACCCGGTATGCTGATCCAGCCTTTCCTGGAAAATGCTATCTGGCATGGACTGATGAACAAAGAAGGGCAGCGGAAGTTACAGATCCACTGGCGCAGGCTCAAAGAGGAAGTATTAATGTGTGAGATCCTGGATAATGGGATCGGGCGGGAACAATCATCCCGCAGGCAGGGCAATGGATTACGGGGAGAATCCCATGCCTCTAAAGGCATGAGCCTTTGCATGGAGCGGGTGGAACTGTATAAAGCATTGTTCAACACTACTTTCAACATTCATGTATTTGATCTCTATAGTGAAGATGGCCAGGCAGAAGGCACAAAAGTGAATATTGCTTTTGAAATTGCACCCGGTATAGGACCTGCCTACCTGGTGGATTAA
- a CDS encoding molybdopterin-dependent oxidoreductase, which yields MLIKSLLIIAALFNVTNKVTVKGLVEHPLEITRSNIKAFKPETQKDLKIIGSTGDVKKTFNSYKGVSLKSILDSAKITMPNHKERGKYYIAVKASDGYTTLYSWNDIFNNPTGDHVFLVFEVNGKPIEEDGQFVMVCSNDKITGARHVKWVQEIEVGKLP from the coding sequence ATGCTGATCAAATCACTCTTAATTATTGCGGCGCTTTTTAACGTCACCAATAAAGTGACCGTAAAAGGACTGGTAGAACACCCTCTTGAAATAACACGCTCCAATATCAAAGCCTTTAAACCTGAAACACAGAAAGACCTGAAGATCATCGGATCAACAGGAGATGTGAAGAAAACGTTCAATTCCTATAAAGGCGTAAGCCTCAAAAGCATACTGGACAGCGCAAAGATCACCATGCCCAATCATAAAGAAAGAGGGAAGTATTACATCGCGGTGAAGGCCAGTGATGGTTATACTACTTTATACTCCTGGAATGATATCTTCAATAATCCAACAGGCGATCATGTTTTCCTGGTCTTTGAAGTGAATGGTAAACCTATTGAAGAAGATGGGCAATTTGTGATGGTGTGCAGTAATGATAAGATCACAGGCGCACGGCATGTGAAGTGGGTGCAGGAGATTGAAGTAGGTAAGCTGCCTTAA
- a CDS encoding NAD-dependent epimerase/dehydratase family protein — protein MILVTGGTGFLGSYLLRALVLAGKPVRALYRRQIPEQINDIKDKVEWVKGDVLDIGSLEDAMQGVEQIYHCAAVVSFQPDKRDHLLKVNIEGTANVVNIALDAGVKKLVHVSSVAAIGRSLTQAELTEDIPWEESKNNSNYAISKHGSEMEIWRGIAEGLDAVIVNPSIILGSGFWHDGSGMLLKNAWKEFPYYTEGINGFVDVEDVVKVMISLMDSDISGQRFILSAENWPYRQLFNTMANALGKKPPHIATKPWMAELVWRLEKVKGLFTGKRPLLTKETARTAQLKVYYNSDKIRAALPAFRYKPLEQTITEISKAFLASKQST, from the coding sequence ATGATACTGGTAACCGGCGGTACTGGTTTTTTAGGCAGTTACTTATTGCGGGCCCTTGTGCTGGCCGGCAAACCGGTACGTGCATTATACCGCCGGCAGATCCCGGAACAGATCAATGATATTAAAGACAAGGTAGAATGGGTGAAGGGCGATGTACTGGACATTGGTTCGCTGGAAGATGCCATGCAGGGTGTTGAACAGATCTATCATTGTGCCGCCGTTGTATCTTTTCAGCCGGACAAACGGGACCATCTCTTAAAGGTGAATATAGAAGGCACTGCGAATGTGGTGAACATTGCCCTGGATGCAGGCGTGAAGAAACTGGTGCATGTAAGTTCCGTTGCTGCCATCGGCAGATCATTAACGCAGGCAGAACTCACAGAAGATATCCCCTGGGAAGAAAGTAAGAACAACTCTAATTATGCCATCAGCAAACATGGCAGTGAAATGGAAATATGGAGAGGTATTGCAGAAGGGCTGGATGCCGTGATCGTAAACCCCTCTATTATTTTAGGCAGCGGCTTCTGGCATGATGGCTCCGGCATGTTACTGAAGAATGCCTGGAAAGAATTCCCTTATTATACGGAAGGCATCAATGGTTTTGTGGATGTGGAAGATGTAGTGAAGGTAATGATCAGCCTGATGGATAGTGATATCAGTGGCCAGCGTTTTATTTTATCTGCAGAGAACTGGCCTTACCGGCAACTATTTAATACAATGGCGAATGCCCTGGGCAAAAAGCCACCACATATTGCCACTAAACCCTGGATGGCTGAATTAGTATGGAGGCTGGAAAAGGTAAAAGGCCTCTTCACGGGTAAACGGCCCTTGTTAACAAAAGAAACAGCCCGAACGGCACAGCTGAAAGTATATTATAACAGCGATAAGATACGTGCCGCCTTACCTGCTTTCCGTTATAAACCCCTGGAACAAACGATCACGGAAATATCCAAAGCCTTCCTGGCGTCTAAACAATCTACCTGA
- a CDS encoding transporter: MKKMTLLLFLLVAGKLAFACDICGCGVGSYYIGLLPDFKQRFAGLRYQYKTMRSHLGPGGSTSYLTTDETYQAAELWGGWNIGKKFRLLGFVPLNFSERSNQGISKSKTGLGDIAVTGYYQVFSKMNTVAHSLWIGGGVKLPTGKYEPAERKENEDSPNNFQLGTASVDFTLNAMYDIRLMDVGLNTNISYKINTRNKYDYQYGNKFTANLLAYYKLRPLKELSISPNAGLLYETADKDTEQIKVDVSGGYTLMGTAGVELSFKQYAVGGNFQPVLSQELAGMKVKAGNRAMVHLTYLF; this comes from the coding sequence ATGAAAAAGATGACCTTACTATTATTTTTACTTGTAGCCGGCAAGCTTGCATTTGCCTGCGATATCTGCGGTTGCGGGGTGGGCAGTTATTACATCGGCTTATTGCCTGATTTCAAACAACGTTTCGCGGGCCTGCGTTACCAGTATAAAACCATGCGCTCACATCTTGGCCCCGGCGGCAGCACCTCCTACCTCACCACAGATGAAACTTACCAGGCAGCAGAATTATGGGGTGGCTGGAATATCGGGAAGAAGTTCAGGCTGCTGGGCTTTGTTCCGCTTAATTTCAGCGAACGCAGCAACCAGGGTATATCAAAAAGCAAAACAGGATTGGGGGATATTGCTGTTACAGGATATTACCAGGTGTTCAGCAAAATGAATACAGTGGCACATTCATTATGGATAGGCGGAGGTGTGAAACTACCTACCGGCAAATATGAACCAGCTGAAAGAAAGGAAAATGAAGACAGCCCCAATAACTTTCAGCTGGGAACAGCCAGCGTAGATTTTACATTGAATGCCATGTACGATATCCGGTTAATGGATGTGGGCCTGAATACGAACATCAGCTACAAGATCAACACCCGTAATAAATACGATTATCAATACGGCAATAAGTTTACCGCTAATCTATTGGCCTATTACAAGCTACGCCCGTTAAAAGAGCTTTCCATTTCCCCGAATGCAGGTTTATTATATGAAACAGCAGATAAGGATACAGAGCAGATCAAGGTAGATGTTTCCGGTGGTTATACCCTGATGGGCACTGCCGGTGTAGAGCTTTCCTTTAAACAGTATGCGGTCGGCGGTAATTTTCAACCCGTGTTATCACAGGAACTGGCTGGCATGAAAGTAAAAGCAGGGAACAGGGCTATGGTACATCTGACATACTTGTTTTAG